The Campylobacter sp. RM10537 genome has a segment encoding these proteins:
- a CDS encoding class I SAM-dependent methyltransferase, protein MNLWDKKAKSYARYAKLNDIQKQTFKKLNELNIDFTNKNIVDIGCGTGVWTLHLAQKAKSVLGIDNSKAMLEILKEDAIKNNINNIKILHLDFENFYKENQENFDIAFLSMSLALQNENDFKAFLNLASQRIYLGWADYRKSDFLDPIFKHFNTEFKGFNKQDLESFLLEKNITFYKFIFDETRIVERKKDEAIENALWHLNMNGIKAESNELKNLVTKDKIKEIIKSKIKLLIF, encoded by the coding sequence ATGAATTTGTGGGATAAAAAGGCTAAAAGCTATGCAAGATATGCAAAATTAAACGATATCCAAAAGCAAACTTTTAAGAAGTTAAATGAATTAAATATTGATTTTACAAATAAAAATATTGTAGATATAGGTTGTGGCACAGGTGTTTGGACTTTACATTTAGCGCAAAAAGCAAAAAGTGTTTTAGGTATAGATAATTCTAAAGCTATGCTTGAAATTTTAAAAGAAGATGCTATAAAAAATAATATTAATAATATTAAAATACTTCATTTAGATTTTGAAAATTTTTATAAAGAAAATCAAGAAAACTTTGATATAGCGTTTTTAAGTATGTCTTTAGCTTTGCAAAATGAAAATGATTTCAAAGCTTTTTTAAATTTAGCTTCTCAAAGAATATATCTTGGCTGGGCTGATTATAGAAAAAGTGATTTTTTAGACCCAATATTTAAACATTTTAATACTGAATTTAAAGGATTTAATAAACAAGATTTAGAAAGTTTTTTACTAGAAAAAAATATAACTTTTTATAAATTTATTTTTGATGAAACACGCATAGTAGAAAGAAAAAAAGATGAAGCTATAGAAAATGCTTTATGGCATTTAAATATGAATGGAATTAAAGCAGAAAGTAATGAACTTAAAAATTTAGTTACAAAAGATAAAATTAAAGAAATTATTAAATCAAAAATAAAGCTTTTAATCTTTTAA